From one Haloplasma contractile SSD-17B genomic stretch:
- a CDS encoding DUF1934 domain-containing protein, with translation MIKDIGITFKMKISQNGDTEEINFDANAKLLKKRDTYYLKFKEPVIDGPGYNDTLFIMTQDSITIERQGQVKMSQDYKINQHCIGTYKNNYIETPITTYTNAYLFNKRRLYLNYNMIINKENVGQYEMEVNFKGDDQI, from the coding sequence ATGATTAAAGATATAGGTATAACATTTAAAATGAAAATTAGTCAAAATGGTGATACCGAAGAAATTAACTTTGATGCAAATGCCAAGTTATTAAAAAAGAGAGATACATACTATTTAAAATTTAAAGAACCAGTGATTGATGGGCCAGGATATAATGATACATTATTTATAATGACACAAGATTCTATTACAATCGAACGTCAAGGTCAGGTTAAGATGAGTCAAGACTATAAAATAAATCAACATTGTATTGGTACCTACAAAAACAATTACATAGAAACTCCCATAACAACTTACACAAATGCTTATCTGTTTAATAAACGAAGACTTTATCTAAACTATAACATGATTATTAATAAAGAAAATGTAGGACAGTATGAGATGGAAGTAAACTTTAAAGGAGACGATCAGATATGA
- a CDS encoding DUF951 domain-containing protein: MISKDYELNDLVVMKKQHPCGANKWKIIRMGADIRIKCMNCNRSIMMTRGDFNRKLKNIITDDE, translated from the coding sequence ATGATTTCTAAGGACTATGAACTAAATGATCTTGTTGTTATGAAGAAACAGCATCCTTGTGGAGCTAATAAATGGAAAATTATACGAATGGGCGCTGATATTCGTATAAAGTGTATGAATTGTAATCGAAGTATCATGATGACACGTGGTGACTTTAACCGAAAATTAAAAAACATAATAACAGATGATGAATAA
- the cysK gene encoding cysteine synthase A, whose translation MIYSNIIDTIGNTPIVKLNHLVSGDMADVYVKIEFFNPTSSVKDRIAKAMIERAEENGDLTKDSVIIEPTSGNTGIGVAMVAAAKGYKCVLVMPDTMSIERRKILKAFGTELVLTEGAKGMKGAVDKTNELVEQNENYIPLHQFDNPANPLIHRNTTGQEIINDFDSLDAFVAGIGTGGTITGTGETLKNHFNDIKVYAVEPNDSAVLSGEGPGPHKIQGIGAGFVPSILNTDIYDDVIRVDNDIAFGTSRDLAYKEGILSGISSGANVFAAIEVAKKLGKGKKVLTIICDTGERYLSTTMFGDQ comes from the coding sequence ATGATTTATAGTAATATTATTGATACAATTGGAAATACACCAATTGTAAAACTTAATCATCTTGTTTCAGGGGATATGGCAGATGTTTATGTTAAAATAGAATTTTTCAATCCTACATCCAGTGTAAAAGATCGTATAGCTAAAGCAATGATTGAACGAGCTGAAGAAAATGGTGATTTAACTAAAGATTCAGTTATTATTGAACCAACAAGTGGGAATACTGGGATTGGAGTGGCAATGGTTGCTGCGGCAAAGGGGTACAAGTGTGTATTAGTGATGCCAGATACAATGAGTATTGAAAGGCGTAAAATTTTAAAAGCTTTTGGAACAGAATTAGTTTTAACAGAAGGTGCCAAGGGAATGAAGGGCGCTGTTGATAAAACAAATGAATTAGTAGAGCAAAATGAGAATTATATACCACTACATCAGTTTGATAATCCAGCAAATCCTTTAATTCATCGTAATACAACTGGACAAGAGATTATAAACGATTTTGATTCTTTAGATGCGTTTGTTGCGGGAATTGGTACTGGTGGAACGATTACAGGAACAGGTGAAACACTTAAAAATCATTTTAATGATATAAAGGTATATGCTGTTGAACCAAATGATTCTGCTGTGTTATCAGGCGAAGGACCTGGACCACATAAAATTCAAGGTATTGGTGCTGGATTTGTTCCAAGCATATTAAATACTGATATTTATGATGACGTAATCCGAGTAGATAACGATATTGCCTTCGGTACTTCAAGGGATTTAGCATATAAAGAGGGAATACTATCAGGTATCTCTTCAGGAGCTAATGTATTTGCTGCTATAGAAGTTGCTAAAAAGTTAGGAAAAGGAAAAAAAGTATTAACAATTATATGTGACACCGGAGAACGTTATTTATCAACAACAATGTTTGGAGATCAATAA
- a CDS encoding ParB/RepB/Spo0J family partition protein, with translation MSSRLGKGLGALFTENNTFEEEPQQGEQISQIPLENLRPNPYQPRKEFDEEKIEELKTSIEEHGVFQPIIVRKIENLQDKFYIVAGERRFRACRALGLETIPAIVRDIDDQIMAEVALLENLQRENLNAIEEAMAFKMLIEKYELTQSEVAKRVGKSRAHVTNMLRILNLPVSIQTYLNNEQIDFGHAKVLAGLDDPELMKELANQVIEEKLSVRALEQLTREKRNSDQIEQPKSKTVKQPERNVNTVALENDLISKLGTNVKINEGKNGGKLVIDFNDTKNLNDILLKMNLID, from the coding sequence ATGAGTAGTAGATTAGGTAAAGGATTAGGTGCCTTATTTACTGAAAATAATACATTTGAAGAAGAACCACAACAGGGTGAACAAATATCTCAAATTCCATTAGAAAATTTACGTCCAAATCCATATCAACCGAGAAAAGAATTCGATGAAGAGAAAATAGAAGAATTAAAAACCTCAATAGAAGAACATGGTGTATTTCAGCCTATAATAGTTCGAAAAATAGAGAACCTTCAAGATAAATTCTATATTGTTGCCGGTGAGAGACGCTTTCGAGCTTGTCGCGCCTTAGGTCTTGAGACTATACCTGCAATCGTTCGGGATATCGATGATCAAATAATGGCGGAAGTAGCACTACTTGAGAATCTACAGAGAGAGAACTTAAATGCTATTGAGGAAGCGATGGCGTTCAAAATGCTTATTGAAAAATATGAGTTAACTCAAAGCGAGGTTGCAAAACGTGTAGGGAAAAGTAGAGCACACGTTACCAATATGCTACGGATTCTAAACTTGCCAGTATCGATACAAACATATCTAAATAATGAGCAAATTGATTTTGGACATGCAAAAGTATTAGCTGGATTAGACGACCCTGAATTAATGAAAGAACTTGCGAACCAGGTAATTGAAGAGAAACTGTCTGTTAGAGCACTAGAACAATTAACTCGAGAAAAACGTAATAGTGACCAGATTGAACAACCTAAATCAAAGACGGTTAAACAACCTGAACGTAATGTAAATACTGTGGCGCTTGAAAATGATTTAATAAGTAAATTAGGAACGAATGTTAAAATAAATGAAGGTAAAAATGGTGGAAAATTAGTTATTGATTTTAACGATACTAAAAACTTGAATGATATTCTACTTAAGATGAATTTAATTGATTAA
- a CDS encoding CTP synthase, whose protein sequence is MSKYIFVTGGVVSSLGKGITAASLGRLLKNRGLKVFMQKFDPYINVDPGTMSPYQHGEVFVTDDGAETDLDLGHYERFIDVNLSQNSNITTGRVYSGVIEKERKGEYLGSTVQVIPHITNEIKEKVFAAGDESGADVVITEIGGTVGDIESLPFLEAIRQVRRDIGIDNTLYIHNTLVPYLKAAGEMKTKPTQHSVKELRSLGIHPDIIVLRTEHELDETIKDKIALFCDVDKDEVIEARDAEVLYEVAINFRKQGLDQIVCNHLKIDSSEPDMAEWEQLIETVKHLEETVTIGLVGKYVQLHDAYLSVAEALRHAGYHHNTTVEIKWIDAEEVDSENVHHELADVDGILVPGGFGPRAIEGKINAIKYARENKIPYFGICLGMQLATVEYSRNVVGLKGANSTEMDEDTPYPIIDYLPEQYKDIEMGGTLRLGLYDCQLKEGTKTYAAYMSGEIKERHRHRYEFNNKFKNILNEAGMIFAGSNPQTGLVEIVEIKDHPWFVAVQFHPEFLSRPQRPHPLFRDFIDASLNNKK, encoded by the coding sequence ATGTCAAAATATATTTTCGTAACAGGAGGTGTGGTCTCGTCTCTGGGTAAAGGTATAACGGCGGCGTCACTAGGAAGACTATTAAAAAATCGTGGATTAAAAGTATTTATGCAAAAATTTGATCCTTATATAAATGTAGACCCTGGAACGATGAGTCCGTATCAGCATGGTGAGGTCTTTGTAACAGATGATGGGGCAGAAACAGACTTAGATTTAGGACATTATGAACGTTTTATTGATGTGAATCTATCACAGAATTCAAATATAACAACAGGTAGGGTATATAGTGGCGTAATCGAAAAAGAGCGTAAAGGTGAATATCTAGGTAGCACTGTACAAGTTATTCCTCATATTACAAATGAAATAAAGGAAAAAGTATTTGCTGCTGGTGATGAAAGCGGAGCGGATGTGGTCATAACTGAAATTGGTGGAACAGTCGGGGATATTGAATCGCTTCCTTTTTTAGAAGCAATTAGACAGGTTAGAAGGGATATCGGTATAGACAACACGTTATATATACACAATACCTTAGTTCCTTACTTAAAGGCAGCTGGTGAAATGAAAACTAAACCGACACAACATAGTGTTAAGGAACTACGTTCTCTTGGAATTCACCCGGATATTATTGTTTTAAGAACAGAACATGAATTAGATGAAACAATTAAAGATAAAATTGCATTATTCTGTGATGTAGATAAAGACGAAGTGATTGAAGCGCGTGATGCTGAAGTTCTTTATGAAGTGGCAATAAACTTTAGAAAACAAGGATTAGATCAGATTGTATGTAATCACTTAAAAATAGACTCATCTGAACCTGATATGGCTGAATGGGAGCAGTTGATTGAAACAGTTAAACACCTAGAGGAAACTGTTACAATAGGTTTAGTCGGAAAATATGTTCAATTACATGATGCTTACTTATCTGTAGCAGAAGCGCTTAGACATGCAGGATACCACCATAATACTACGGTTGAAATTAAGTGGATTGACGCTGAAGAAGTTGATTCAGAGAATGTTCATCACGAATTAGCAGATGTAGATGGAATCCTGGTACCTGGTGGATTTGGACCGCGTGCAATAGAAGGAAAAATAAATGCCATTAAGTATGCTAGAGAAAATAAAATACCATACTTTGGTATTTGTCTTGGAATGCAACTTGCTACGGTTGAATATTCGAGAAATGTGGTTGGGTTAAAAGGAGCTAATTCCACTGAAATGGATGAAGATACGCCGTACCCTATAATAGATTACCTACCGGAACAATATAAAGATATTGAGATGGGTGGAACACTACGTCTAGGGTTATATGATTGTCAATTAAAAGAAGGCACTAAAACGTACGCTGCATACATGAGTGGAGAAATAAAAGAACGCCACCGTCACCGATATGAGTTTAATAATAAGTTTAAGAATATATTAAATGAAGCTGGCATGATATTTGCGGGTTCTAATCCACAAACTGGTTTAGTTGAAATTGTAGAAATTAAAGATCATCCTTGGTTTGTAGCGGTTCAATTTCACCCAGAGTTCCTCTCAAGACCGCAACGGCCGCACCCATTATTCAGGGACTTCATAGATGCTTCACTAAATAATAAAAAATAA
- a CDS encoding HAMP domain-containing sensor histidine kinase, with amino-acid sequence MKNSIVWKIFRNTFLIFAILLSVQLFFQLIFFNNYFINYKVNSLKEHLSTLVYDLEETPPDEFDTTITQFAEITNSTNAIINTVQEDLLDDYNLTMVKVTDTNQDTFNVLIPFDIEGQLIIGETITLYVVPHKEKDLYLATTLTIQNNTYSIYNNEQVYNDVYTDHIFTNLSTTNSGQGKGNGKDKKNDEDTEANVDRDIPGKGDNPPGLEGKDKKLDTTDLDLNSNVLNKILADFNRQEELMLVGSILAVNEPTYRNETVFTMELMNYYLDKINGEIDNYNLNHYTIDDNHKGTYYFSETEIGRNIVFINTVNSNGVDYELFTVVSLQETDEIISLMANFNYILFGIILILLIITTVIHSKIISKPLLSLNKKANEIANLNFDYTSTGDPKRKDEIGQLSKSLDIVSANLSSSLHQLQDQNKQLKESLELENQNEQIRKDFVAGLSHEIKTPLAVIQASSEALLEDIFTDPVDQKNQLSAINKEVFKTNKLINEMVQIYRLDRPTYELHFSSFNIKELIDDLLTELKPLADTKALTVNLDLLEINVYGDRDKIEMVMSNFITNAIKYTNDDEEINISVTDHSDSILFEIENTGAHIDEEKIKHLFDPFYRLDDSRSRHLNSSGLGLYIVSLILKQHNSDFGAYNSDDGVIFYFRIQKSLDSN; translated from the coding sequence ATGAAAAATAGTATTGTATGGAAAATATTTCGTAATACTTTTTTAATATTCGCTATCCTTTTATCCGTTCAACTCTTTTTTCAACTGATCTTTTTTAACAATTATTTTATTAACTATAAAGTAAACTCATTAAAAGAACACTTATCAACACTTGTTTACGATTTAGAAGAAACACCACCAGATGAATTTGATACGACTATTACACAATTTGCAGAAATAACTAACTCAACAAATGCAATTATTAATACGGTCCAAGAAGACTTACTCGATGATTATAACTTAACGATGGTAAAAGTAACGGATACAAATCAGGACACTTTCAACGTATTAATACCTTTTGATATAGAAGGTCAGTTAATCATTGGTGAAACTATTACTTTATATGTAGTCCCTCATAAAGAGAAGGATCTTTACTTAGCAACGACGCTAACGATTCAAAATAATACTTACTCTATATATAATAATGAACAGGTTTATAATGACGTATACACTGATCACATATTTACTAATTTAAGCACTACAAATAGTGGTCAGGGTAAAGGAAATGGTAAAGATAAAAAAAATGATGAAGATACTGAAGCTAATGTAGATCGAGATATACCAGGAAAAGGTGACAATCCACCTGGGCTCGAGGGAAAAGATAAGAAACTAGATACGACAGATTTAGATTTAAATTCAAATGTATTAAATAAAATTCTTGCTGATTTTAATAGACAAGAAGAATTGATGTTAGTGGGTTCAATTCTCGCAGTAAATGAACCCACTTACCGTAATGAAACCGTATTTACTATGGAACTTATGAATTATTACCTAGATAAAATAAATGGAGAAATAGATAATTACAACCTAAATCATTACACAATTGATGATAATCACAAAGGTACCTATTATTTTAGTGAAACAGAGATTGGTAGAAATATTGTATTTATCAATACTGTTAATAGTAATGGTGTGGATTACGAGTTGTTTACTGTTGTTTCACTTCAGGAGACTGATGAAATTATAAGTTTAATGGCTAATTTTAATTATATATTATTCGGAATTATCTTAATTCTTTTAATTATAACCACTGTTATTCATTCTAAAATTATTTCTAAACCTTTATTAAGTCTTAATAAAAAAGCAAATGAAATTGCCAATTTAAATTTTGATTATACTTCAACTGGTGACCCGAAACGAAAGGATGAAATTGGTCAATTATCTAAAAGTTTAGATATAGTATCTGCTAACCTAAGTTCATCGTTGCACCAACTTCAGGATCAAAATAAACAGCTAAAAGAAAGTTTAGAGCTTGAAAACCAAAATGAACAAATTCGTAAAGATTTTGTTGCAGGATTATCACATGAAATTAAGACACCTCTTGCTGTAATACAGGCAAGCAGCGAAGCCTTACTAGAGGATATTTTTACAGATCCTGTTGATCAAAAGAATCAACTGTCTGCTATTAACAAGGAAGTTTTTAAAACAAATAAATTAATTAATGAGATGGTTCAAATTTATCGTTTAGACAGACCTACTTATGAACTACATTTTAGTTCATTTAATATTAAAGAATTGATCGATGATTTATTAACCGAACTAAAACCTTTAGCTGACACTAAAGCTCTTACTGTAAATTTGGATTTACTTGAGATTAATGTTTATGGAGACCGTGATAAAATAGAAATGGTTATGTCAAACTTTATTACCAATGCGATTAAATATACAAATGATGACGAAGAAATTAACATTTCAGTAACCGACCACAGCGATTCAATCCTTTTTGAAATTGAAAATACCGGTGCTCATATCGATGAAGAAAAGATTAAACACTTATTTGATCCATTTTATCGCTTAGATGACTCAAGAAGTCGCCATCTTAATAGTTCTGGACTTGGGTTATATATCGTTAGTTTAATTTTAAAACAGCATAACTCAGATTTTGGTGCTTATAACTCTGATGATGGTGTCATCTTTTATTTTAGAATACAGAAAAGCTTAGATTCTAACTAA
- the rpoE gene encoding DNA-directed RNA polymerase subunit delta encodes MKQKNYDNKSMIEVAELLMQRKKTPQKFDKIAQEVSELMGLSSEEFVARKSRLYADITLSGKFVSVGSGTWDLKNRQKFELGDYHLAIEDDDEEEEEDYDYDDDSEDDN; translated from the coding sequence ATGAAACAGAAGAATTATGATAACAAGTCAATGATCGAGGTAGCTGAACTTTTGATGCAAAGAAAGAAAACACCACAAAAATTTGATAAGATTGCACAAGAGGTAAGCGAACTAATGGGACTTAGTAGTGAAGAGTTTGTAGCAAGAAAATCACGACTTTATGCAGATATAACACTAAGTGGTAAGTTTGTTAGTGTAGGAAGTGGAACGTGGGATCTTAAGAACCGTCAGAAATTTGAGTTAGGAGACTATCACTTAGCAATAGAAGACGATGATGAAGAAGAAGAAGAGGATTACGATTATGATGATGACAGCGAAGACGATAATTAA
- a CDS encoding response regulator transcription factor, whose translation MSYKVLIIEDEKQLQNVVTAYFKKEGFNVDNAYDGLEGINLFKINQYNCICVDVMMPKLDGWEVVKQIREESDVPIVMLTALSSDQDALKGYSLKVDDYIPKPFSPPLLIAKVKNIVERYEGNLNNNKNVITINQLKIDVESREVFVKDKLIDLSKTEFDLLVYLITNKNIALTREQILDSVWGYDKDALERVVDTFIKTLRKKLGSPYATYIKTVFGVGYKFIVE comes from the coding sequence TTGTCATATAAAGTACTAATTATAGAAGATGAAAAACAATTACAAAATGTAGTAACTGCTTATTTTAAAAAAGAAGGTTTTAATGTTGACAACGCATATGATGGCCTAGAAGGCATTAACCTATTCAAAATAAATCAATATAATTGTATATGTGTAGATGTCATGATGCCTAAATTAGATGGTTGGGAAGTTGTAAAACAAATTAGAGAAGAATCTGATGTTCCTATTGTAATGTTAACAGCACTCTCTAGTGACCAAGATGCCTTAAAAGGATATTCCTTAAAAGTTGACGATTATATCCCAAAGCCATTTAGTCCTCCTTTATTGATTGCAAAGGTAAAAAACATAGTTGAGCGTTATGAAGGTAATTTAAATAATAATAAGAATGTTATTACGATCAATCAGTTGAAAATAGATGTGGAATCAAGAGAAGTATTTGTTAAAGATAAACTCATTGATTTATCTAAAACAGAGTTTGATTTATTAGTATATCTTATTACTAATAAAAATATCGCTTTAACAAGAGAACAAATACTTGACTCTGTTTGGGGTTATGATAAGGATGCTTTAGAACGTGTAGTGGATACATTTATCAAAACATTAAGAAAAAAGCTAGGATCACCCTATGCAACTTATATCAAAACTGTTTTTGGTGTAGGATATAAGTTTATTGTGGAGTAG
- a CDS encoding ParA family protein, producing the protein MGKIIAIANQKGGVGKTTTSINLASSLTHLGDNVLVVDIDPQGNATTGLGVNRGELKRSVYDILLEETNSEELIINTSFENLDLIPATMDLAGAEVQLVGVEKREYRLANQLRKLKDKYDYIIIDCPPSLGLLTINALTAADSVIITVQCEYYALEGLTQLLNTIRITQKYLNKNLGLEGVLLTMLDARTNLGIEVTKEVKMFFKEKVYSTIIPRNIHLAESPSHGKPIIEYAPTSKGAKVYLDLAKEVKSQNE; encoded by the coding sequence ATGGGTAAAATTATTGCGATAGCGAATCAAAAAGGTGGAGTAGGAAAGACTACAACTAGTATAAACTTAGCTTCTAGTTTAACGCATTTAGGAGATAACGTATTAGTAGTAGATATAGACCCTCAGGGTAATGCAACAACAGGACTTGGGGTAAATCGTGGTGAACTGAAAAGAAGTGTATACGATATTCTATTAGAGGAAACGAATTCAGAAGAGCTAATTATTAATACATCATTTGAGAACCTAGACCTTATTCCTGCAACAATGGATTTAGCTGGTGCTGAAGTACAACTTGTAGGTGTCGAGAAACGTGAATACCGACTAGCAAATCAATTAAGAAAATTAAAAGATAAATATGATTATATTATAATTGACTGTCCTCCTTCACTAGGACTACTAACAATTAATGCCTTAACTGCAGCAGATTCTGTAATTATCACAGTTCAATGTGAATATTATGCACTAGAAGGTTTAACGCAATTATTAAATACAATTCGAATTACACAAAAATATTTAAATAAAAATCTTGGTTTAGAAGGTGTACTTCTAACGATGCTAGATGCAAGAACAAATCTAGGTATAGAAGTAACCAAAGAAGTAAAAATGTTTTTCAAAGAAAAAGTATATTCAACAATTATTCCAAGAAATATACATTTAGCTGAATCTCCGTCACATGGTAAACCAATTATTGAATATGCACCTACCTCAAAAGGGGCTAAAGTGTACTTAGATTTAGCAAAGGAAGTGAAATCACAAAATGAGTAG
- the argS gene encoding arginine--tRNA ligase — protein sequence MNSVLELQGHIKNHIKEILIDYGYVGEDFEVVLEEPSNKENGDYSTNCAMQLAKVARKAPRKIAEEIVEKFNKENYFVYNIDIAGPGFINFYLNQTILTTIIKEVLNNEKTYGRSFFGKGEKINIEFVSANPTGDLHLGHARGAAIGDTLSRILDAAGYDVTREYYINDAGKQIHNLALSTIARYLQQLGKEAEMPEDGYHGQDIIDIANNLVRQFGEKYIEESEERYDLFKNYALTYELEKIKHDLAKFAVHFDVWSSEQALYEQNKIPLAIEKLENKGYLYEEDGALWFKSTAFKDDKDRVLRKSDGSLTYFTPDIAYHIDKLERGFSKLINVLGADHHGYVPRLKSAIECLTGDSEKLEVTIIQMVRLMKNGKEYKMSKRSGNALTIRDIVEEVGTDAVRYFFAMRSSDSQMDFDVDLATKKSNENPVYYAQYAHARISSILSQAKEQGLTVTSKDQYSLITSDKAYDVLKKVAEFPRVVQDSACKRLPHRITNYINELASLFHSFYNAEKVIDLEQVEKSEELLALIKSTQITIKNSLALIGVSAPYKM from the coding sequence ATGAACTCAGTGTTAGAACTACAAGGTCATATTAAGAATCATATTAAAGAGATTCTAATTGACTATGGATATGTAGGAGAAGACTTTGAAGTAGTACTTGAAGAACCAAGTAATAAAGAGAATGGAGACTACTCTACCAATTGTGCAATGCAACTAGCAAAAGTAGCCAGAAAAGCGCCAAGAAAAATAGCAGAAGAAATTGTTGAAAAATTTAATAAAGAAAATTATTTTGTTTATAATATAGATATTGCAGGGCCTGGTTTTATTAACTTCTATCTTAATCAAACTATTTTAACTACTATTATAAAAGAAGTATTAAATAATGAAAAGACATATGGAAGAAGTTTTTTTGGAAAGGGAGAAAAAATAAATATTGAGTTTGTCTCTGCTAATCCAACTGGAGATTTACACTTAGGACATGCAAGAGGAGCTGCTATTGGTGATACGTTAAGTAGAATACTAGATGCTGCAGGATATGACGTTACTCGTGAGTATTACATTAATGACGCAGGAAAACAAATTCACAACTTAGCATTATCAACAATTGCAAGATATTTACAACAATTAGGCAAAGAGGCTGAGATGCCAGAAGATGGTTACCATGGACAAGATATTATTGATATCGCGAATAACTTAGTAAGACAGTTTGGTGAAAAGTATATAGAAGAATCTGAAGAACGATATGATTTATTTAAAAACTATGCATTAACATATGAACTTGAGAAAATAAAACATGATTTAGCTAAATTTGCCGTTCATTTTGATGTGTGGTCAAGTGAACAAGCCTTATACGAGCAAAATAAAATACCTCTAGCAATTGAAAAACTCGAGAATAAAGGCTATCTATATGAAGAAGATGGTGCTTTATGGTTTAAATCAACAGCCTTTAAAGATGATAAAGATCGAGTTTTAAGAAAAAGTGATGGGTCTTTAACATATTTCACACCTGATATTGCATATCATATTGATAAGTTAGAGCGTGGATTTAGTAAATTAATAAACGTATTAGGTGCTGATCACCATGGATATGTTCCTAGATTAAAATCAGCAATAGAATGCTTAACGGGTGACTCTGAAAAATTAGAGGTAACCATTATACAGATGGTTAGACTGATGAAAAATGGGAAAGAATATAAAATGTCTAAGCGTTCTGGAAATGCATTAACAATAAGAGATATAGTAGAAGAAGTAGGAACAGATGCCGTGAGATATTTCTTTGCAATGAGAAGTTCCGATTCACAAATGGATTTTGATGTTGACTTAGCAACTAAAAAGTCGAATGAAAATCCTGTTTATTATGCTCAATATGCACATGCAAGAATATCAAGTATTTTAAGTCAGGCAAAAGAACAAGGTCTCACTGTTACATCAAAAGATCAGTATAGCCTAATCACATCAGATAAAGCTTACGATGTTTTGAAGAAAGTAGCAGAATTTCCTAGAGTTGTTCAAGACTCCGCATGTAAGAGACTACCGCATAGAATAACAAATTATATTAATGAACTAGCTTCTCTTTTCCATAGTTTCTACAACGCAGAAAAAGTAATAGATTTAGAACAGGTTGAGAAGTCTGAAGAATTACTTGCTTTAATAAAATCAACGCAAATTACAATTAAGAACTCACTAGCATTAATTGGTGTTAGTGCACCTTATAAAATGTAA
- the epsC gene encoding serine O-acetyltransferase EpsC yields MGIFKTIKKYDPSIKRNIEILLYPGIYALFFHRIAHFLYKIKFYFLARLISTISRFLTAIEIHPGARVGKGVFIDHGMGVVIGEESIIGNNCLIYQGVTIGGSGKGGIKRRHPIIGDNVIIGSGAKVLGEIEISNHVVIGANSVVVKNVEPHVTVAGVPAKVINQNHIN; encoded by the coding sequence ATGGGGATATTTAAAACAATAAAAAAATATGATCCAAGCATAAAACGAAACATTGAGATTTTATTATATCCGGGTATATACGCACTATTTTTTCATCGTATAGCACATTTTTTATATAAAATAAAATTTTATTTTCTTGCTCGTCTTATTTCAACTATATCGCGGTTCTTAACAGCAATTGAGATTCACCCTGGAGCAAGAGTTGGAAAAGGTGTTTTTATAGATCATGGTATGGGAGTGGTAATAGGTGAAGAATCAATAATTGGGAATAATTGCCTTATTTATCAAGGGGTAACAATAGGTGGTTCTGGTAAAGGCGGAATTAAAAGGCGTCATCCTATTATTGGTGATAATGTTATTATAGGATCTGGGGCTAAAGTTCTTGGAGAAATCGAGATTAGCAACCATGTAGTTATTGGTGCAAATAGTGTGGTAGTAAAAAACGTTGAACCTCATGTAACGGTAGCTGGGGTACCTGCAAAAGTAATTAACCAAAATCATATAAACTAG